A single genomic interval of Quadrisphaera sp. RL12-1S harbors:
- a CDS encoding carbon-nitrogen hydrolase family protein, producing MRDGAGVADEVVLAAVAGHFGRDVGRTLLKLEGVVGAARSAGAHLLVLPDATIGGYVDDLVDPALEGEGALPPAVDLDGPEVARVAELAGDLVVCFGISERAASDEPGRAARHNTAVCVHRGRVLGVHRKVHLPLGESRAYRAGDRFCAFDTPVGRLGMLVDFDKTFPESARTLALDGAQVLACLSAWPASATERADRIRLDRQARLFDLYDAARAAENQVWLVSSNQTGVQGGLRFLGQAKVVDPAGEVVARTWTQGGMAVAPARVADGVARARRRVHHLRDRVLSAYDCDRPFPDAPDDDEGGGDR from the coding sequence GTGAGGGACGGCGCGGGGGTGGCCGACGAGGTGGTGCTCGCCGCGGTCGCGGGGCACTTCGGTCGCGACGTCGGGAGGACCCTGCTCAAGCTCGAAGGCGTGGTCGGTGCGGCCCGCTCGGCCGGCGCGCACCTGCTGGTGCTGCCGGACGCGACGATCGGCGGCTACGTCGACGACCTCGTGGACCCCGCCCTCGAAGGGGAGGGCGCCCTGCCGCCCGCCGTCGACCTCGACGGGCCGGAGGTGGCGCGGGTGGCGGAGCTCGCCGGCGACCTCGTCGTGTGCTTCGGCATCAGCGAGCGCGCCGCGAGCGACGAGCCGGGACGGGCCGCCCGCCACAACACCGCCGTCTGCGTGCACCGCGGCCGCGTGCTCGGGGTGCACCGCAAGGTGCACCTGCCGCTGGGGGAGTCGCGCGCGTACCGCGCCGGTGACCGCTTCTGCGCGTTCGACACCCCGGTGGGCCGGCTGGGGATGCTCGTCGACTTCGACAAGACCTTCCCCGAGAGCGCCCGCACGCTGGCGCTCGACGGGGCGCAGGTGCTGGCGTGCCTGTCGGCGTGGCCGGCGAGCGCCACCGAGCGCGCAGACCGGATCCGCCTGGACCGCCAGGCCCGCCTGTTCGACCTCTACGACGCCGCCCGCGCCGCGGAGAACCAGGTCTGGCTGGTCTCCTCCAACCAGACCGGCGTGCAGGGCGGCCTGCGCTTCCTCGGCCAGGCCAAGGTGGTCGACCCGGCGGGGGAGGTGGTGGCGCGCACCTGGACGCAGGGCGGCATGGCGGTGGCGCCGGCGCGGGTGGCCGACGGGGTCGCGCGGGCGCGGCGACGGGTCCACCACCTGCGCGACAGGGTGCTGTCCGCCTACGACTGCGACCGCCCCTTCCCCGACGCCCCCGACGACGACGAGGGGGGAGGCGACCGGTGA
- a CDS encoding MSMEG_0565 family glycosyltransferase: MRVWLATYSTKPRGGVVHTLGLAEALAARGHDVTVWTLGRGGDTTFFRPVDAAVRVEAVRFAPVDGEDVGARIVRSIDVLGGALAEHLLAPGPPLPDVVHAQDCISANAALAPVRAAGVPLVRTVHHLDAFTTPQLVACHDAAVREPDALVCVSAAVAAEVRAGYGLEAAVIPGAVDAGRFAAAARRDDAAASASRRAWRSRLGRYVLAVGGVEPRKGSLDLLEAWALLRRHRLDLRDVALVLAGGETLFDHRPYREAFDARSAELARELGAAPVVLGPVDDDALPSLVAAADAVAFPSTKEGFGMAPLEALAAGVPVVARGLPVLREVLGEAALFAGGVPDLADALAAALDGRAPSAGLGRAVAAGYGWERAAAAHEAFYEGLVGDRSAMPGATVRPSRPDPASGS, encoded by the coding sequence GTGAGGGTCTGGCTCGCCACGTACTCCACCAAGCCGCGGGGCGGGGTGGTCCACACGCTCGGGCTGGCCGAGGCGCTCGCCGCCCGCGGCCACGACGTCACCGTCTGGACGCTCGGACGCGGCGGCGACACGACCTTCTTCCGGCCCGTCGACGCCGCCGTGCGCGTCGAGGCGGTGCGCTTCGCCCCGGTGGACGGTGAGGACGTCGGCGCGCGCATCGTGCGGTCCATCGACGTGCTCGGCGGGGCGCTCGCGGAGCACCTGCTGGCCCCCGGGCCGCCCCTGCCGGACGTCGTCCACGCCCAGGACTGCATCTCCGCCAACGCGGCGCTCGCCCCCGTGCGCGCCGCGGGCGTGCCGCTGGTCCGCACCGTCCACCACCTCGACGCCTTCACCACCCCGCAGCTCGTGGCCTGCCACGACGCCGCCGTCCGCGAGCCTGACGCCCTCGTCTGCGTCTCCGCGGCGGTGGCGGCCGAGGTGCGGGCCGGCTACGGGCTGGAGGCGGCGGTGATCCCGGGTGCCGTCGACGCCGGCCGGTTCGCCGCCGCCGCGCGCCGCGACGACGCCGCGGCGAGCGCTTCCCGCCGGGCCTGGCGGTCCCGGCTGGGCCGGTACGTGCTCGCGGTGGGCGGCGTCGAGCCGCGCAAGGGCAGCCTCGACCTGCTGGAGGCGTGGGCGCTGCTGCGCCGCCACCGCCTCGACCTGCGCGACGTCGCGCTGGTGCTCGCCGGCGGGGAGACCCTCTTCGACCACCGCCCGTACCGGGAGGCGTTCGACGCGCGCTCCGCCGAGCTGGCCCGCGAGCTGGGCGCGGCGCCGGTGGTGCTGGGACCTGTCGACGACGACGCGCTGCCGTCCCTCGTGGCCGCCGCGGACGCCGTGGCCTTCCCCTCCACGAAGGAGGGGTTCGGGATGGCGCCGCTCGAGGCCCTCGCCGCGGGCGTGCCGGTGGTGGCCCGCGGCCTGCCGGTGCTGCGCGAGGTGCTCGGGGAGGCGGCGCTCTTCGCCGGTGGCGTGCCGGACCTCGCCGACGCCCTGGCCGCTGCCCTGGACGGACGCGCCCCGAGCGCGGGACTGGGCCGAGCGGTCGCCGCCGGGTACGGCTGGGAGAGGGCCGCCGCCGCCCACGAGGCGTTCTACGAGGGGCTGGTGGGAGACCGCAGCGCCATGCCCGGGGCCACGGTGAGACCCTCGAGGCCGGACCCGGCCTCCGGGTCCTGA
- a CDS encoding MSMEG_0570 family nitrogen starvation response protein, whose protein sequence is MPEATFRVRWPDGSTDACYSPSLVVHDHLAPGAEYPVADFAARVGAAMDEASERVRARYGMACTSAAATAAGVRSRAARFSADGVVRVLSIEPPLPGGVS, encoded by the coding sequence GTGCCTGAGGCCACGTTCCGCGTCCGCTGGCCCGACGGCAGCACCGACGCCTGCTACTCGCCCAGCCTCGTCGTCCACGACCACCTCGCGCCGGGCGCGGAGTACCCGGTGGCCGACTTCGCCGCCAGGGTCGGGGCGGCCATGGACGAGGCGTCCGAGCGGGTCCGCGCCAGGTACGGCATGGCGTGCACCTCCGCAGCCGCCACGGCCGCCGGCGTGCGCTCGCGCGCCGCGCGCTTCTCGGCCGACGGCGTCGTGCGGGTGCTGTCCATCGAGCCGCCGCTGCCGGGGGGCGTCTCATGA
- a CDS encoding MSMEG_0567/sll0787 family protein: MPAPARAQAPSWCIGVADAAGVAAHRALRREVFVAEQGLFGAGAGRTETDDVDDDPRAVVLVAREVTSDGAPGRVLGGVRLAPAGQHLTGGVDVGWWAGSRLAVARDARASRIGPALVRAACAHAEATGALRFDATVQAAAEPMFRRLGWERVRDVVVPGAEAVPHVLVRWPIGRTAALLEATKAPLGGLLAGLLTGGAHLGDDSAPVPGSDLVAACDAVVPSMVERDPEWAGWCAALVNVNDVAAMGAVPVGLLDSVGARDASFAARVLSGLRAACEAYGVPLLGGHTQLGVPAALSATALGRVPTGCEPVPGGGGHPGHAVWLAVDTAGGWRRGYAGRQWDSTTSRAPEVLRALTAVVGRVRPAAAKDVSMAGVVGTLAMLAEASGTGAVLDVAAVPRPAGATPGDWLTCFPGTGFLLTDDASADLAAAVPDLLRAEGFRLERCGELTDPSAGSSGVLLRWPDGETTPGTTPDGRATGLGPATPAAPHLEVNP; encoded by the coding sequence GTGCCCGCGCCGGCCCGCGCGCAGGCGCCGTCGTGGTGCATCGGGGTGGCTGACGCTGCGGGCGTCGCCGCCCACCGCGCGCTGCGGCGCGAGGTGTTCGTCGCGGAGCAGGGGCTCTTCGGGGCCGGCGCCGGTCGGACGGAGACCGACGACGTCGACGACGACCCGCGCGCCGTCGTCCTCGTGGCCCGCGAGGTGACCTCCGACGGTGCTCCGGGTCGGGTGCTCGGCGGCGTGCGGCTGGCTCCCGCGGGCCAGCACCTCACCGGTGGGGTCGACGTCGGGTGGTGGGCCGGCTCGCGGCTCGCGGTGGCGCGCGACGCCCGCGCCTCGCGGATCGGACCCGCACTCGTCCGGGCCGCCTGCGCGCACGCCGAGGCGACCGGGGCGCTGCGGTTCGACGCCACGGTGCAGGCCGCCGCCGAGCCCATGTTCCGCAGGCTCGGCTGGGAGCGCGTGCGCGACGTCGTCGTCCCCGGGGCCGAGGCGGTGCCGCACGTGCTGGTGCGGTGGCCCATCGGCAGGACCGCCGCCCTGCTCGAGGCCACCAAGGCTCCGCTCGGCGGGCTGCTGGCGGGGTTGCTGACCGGTGGCGCGCACCTCGGTGACGACTCCGCGCCCGTGCCGGGCAGCGACCTCGTGGCCGCGTGCGACGCCGTCGTTCCGTCCATGGTCGAGCGCGACCCGGAGTGGGCGGGCTGGTGCGCGGCGCTGGTCAACGTCAACGACGTCGCCGCGATGGGCGCTGTGCCAGTGGGGCTGCTCGACTCCGTCGGCGCTCGAGACGCCTCCTTCGCCGCCCGCGTGCTGTCCGGGCTGCGCGCCGCGTGCGAGGCGTACGGGGTGCCGCTGCTCGGCGGCCACACGCAGCTCGGGGTGCCCGCAGCGCTGTCGGCGACAGCGCTCGGCCGGGTCCCGACCGGCTGCGAGCCCGTGCCGGGCGGTGGAGGTCACCCCGGGCACGCGGTGTGGCTCGCCGTCGACACCGCCGGCGGCTGGCGTCGCGGGTACGCCGGGCGCCAGTGGGACTCCACCACGTCCCGCGCCCCGGAGGTGCTGCGCGCGCTGACCGCCGTGGTGGGGCGGGTCCGGCCCGCGGCGGCCAAGGACGTCTCCATGGCCGGCGTGGTCGGGACGCTGGCGATGCTCGCCGAGGCCAGCGGCACCGGCGCGGTGCTCGACGTGGCCGCCGTGCCCCGGCCCGCGGGCGCTACCCCGGGGGACTGGCTGACGTGCTTCCCCGGCACCGGCTTCCTGCTCACCGACGACGCGTCCGCCGACCTGGCCGCCGCGGTCCCCGACCTGCTGCGGGCCGAGGGGTTCCGCCTCGAGCGGTGCGGCGAGCTCACCGACCCCTCCGCCGGCTCATCGGGCGTGCTCCTGCGCTGGCCCGACGGCGAGACCACCCCCGGCACGACCCCGGACGGCCGCGCCACCGGGCTCGGTCCTGCCACCCCAGCAGCCCCCCACCTGGAGGTGAACCCCTGA
- a CDS encoding MSMEG_0569 family flavin-dependent oxidoreductase, with the protein MSGDLDGRHLPVVVVGGGQAGLSMSWHLVRAGVEHVVLERGTACHDWADRRWDAFTLVTPNWQCQLPGYGYDGDDPDGFMTRDQVVAWLRRYPATFGAPLHEGVAVTALRERPGGGFTLATTAGQLTADQVVVATGGYHQPVLPAVSQRLPDDVVQLHSAAYRSPEALPDGAVLVVGSGQSGAQIAEDLHLAGRDVHLALGSAPRVARRYRGRDCVAWLHDMGVYDVGIEAHAGGLSKRESTNHYVTGRDGGRDIDLRAFAREGMHLHGRLERVRGASLRFTRTTAASLDAADAVAESIKDDIDRYIARQGIDAPAEPRYVPVWRPPSPQDEDVDLDLRAAGVSAVVWAVGFRADFRWVQVGVFDGTGAPTHRRGTTAVPGLHFLGLPWLHTWGSGRFAGVARDAEHLAEQVVRRAAPSRAA; encoded by the coding sequence ATGAGCGGGGACCTCGACGGGCGCCACCTGCCCGTCGTCGTCGTCGGGGGAGGACAGGCGGGCCTGTCGATGAGCTGGCACCTGGTGCGGGCGGGCGTGGAGCACGTCGTCCTGGAGCGCGGCACCGCCTGCCACGACTGGGCCGACCGCCGCTGGGACGCGTTCACGCTGGTCACCCCCAACTGGCAGTGCCAGCTGCCGGGGTACGGCTACGACGGCGACGACCCCGACGGCTTCATGACCCGCGACCAGGTGGTGGCGTGGCTGCGCCGCTACCCCGCGACCTTCGGCGCGCCGCTGCACGAGGGTGTCGCCGTGACGGCGCTGCGCGAGCGGCCCGGGGGCGGCTTCACCCTGGCCACCACCGCGGGCCAGCTGACCGCGGACCAGGTGGTCGTCGCCACCGGCGGCTACCACCAGCCGGTGCTGCCGGCCGTCTCCCAGCGCCTCCCCGACGACGTCGTCCAGCTCCACTCGGCCGCCTACCGGTCGCCGGAGGCGCTGCCCGACGGCGCGGTGCTCGTGGTCGGGTCGGGGCAGTCCGGCGCGCAGATCGCCGAGGACCTGCACCTGGCCGGCCGCGACGTGCACCTGGCGCTGGGGAGCGCGCCCCGGGTGGCGCGGCGCTACCGCGGCCGCGACTGCGTGGCGTGGCTGCACGACATGGGCGTCTACGACGTCGGGATCGAGGCGCACGCCGGCGGGCTGTCGAAGCGCGAGTCGACCAACCACTACGTCACGGGCCGTGACGGCGGGCGCGACATCGACCTGCGGGCCTTCGCTCGCGAAGGGATGCACCTGCACGGGCGGCTGGAGCGGGTGCGAGGTGCCTCGCTGCGCTTCACCCGCACGACGGCGGCCTCGCTGGACGCCGCCGACGCCGTCGCCGAGTCCATCAAGGACGACATCGACAGGTACATCGCCCGGCAGGGCATCGACGCGCCGGCGGAGCCGAGGTACGTCCCGGTGTGGCGCCCACCGTCGCCGCAGGACGAGGACGTCGACCTCGACCTGCGCGCCGCGGGCGTCTCCGCCGTCGTCTGGGCGGTCGGGTTCCGCGCCGACTTCCGGTGGGTGCAGGTCGGGGTCTTCGACGGCACCGGGGCGCCCACCCACCGCCGCGGCACCACCGCCGTGCCGGGGCTGCACTTCCTCGGGCTGCCCTGGCTGCACACGTGGGGGTCGGGGCGCTTCGCGGGCGTGGCGCGCGACGCCGAACACCTCGCCGAGCAGGTGGTGCGGCGCGCGGCGCCCAGCCGCGCCGCGTGA
- a CDS encoding carbon-nitrogen hydrolase family protein: protein MLTVAAVSAGFTRDLDACFAQVESLVAEARERGVGLLALPEAAMGGYLSTLGSHGDVADPTRPSRSQPPALRLDGPEVARLRAIAGDLVLCVGLCELAPDEPGADGGGARYNTAVCLTGDAVLGAYRKVHQPLGEHLSYAAGSGFGAVETPVGRIGMQICYDKAFPEAARALALDGAQLVVSMSAWPASRTGAAAVLADDRWTHRFDLLDRARALDNQLFWVASNQAGTFGSLRYVGSAKVVDPGGAVLAHTGTGPGTAVATIDLDGGLTAARGGMYHLRDRRPDAYGAAVSAIPAPLPEPVWERAAASGLRQGAGRA from the coding sequence ATGCTCACCGTCGCGGCGGTCTCCGCCGGCTTCACCCGAGACCTCGACGCCTGCTTCGCGCAGGTCGAGAGCCTGGTCGCCGAAGCGCGCGAGCGCGGCGTCGGCCTGCTCGCCCTGCCCGAGGCCGCCATGGGCGGCTACCTGTCGACCCTCGGCTCCCACGGCGACGTCGCCGACCCCACCCGTCCGTCCCGCTCCCAGCCGCCCGCGCTGCGCCTCGACGGTCCCGAGGTGGCGCGCCTGCGCGCGATCGCCGGAGACCTCGTGCTGTGCGTCGGCCTGTGCGAGCTCGCCCCCGACGAGCCGGGCGCCGACGGAGGGGGAGCGCGGTACAACACCGCCGTCTGCCTCACCGGCGACGCCGTGCTCGGCGCCTACCGCAAGGTCCACCAGCCCCTCGGAGAGCATCTCTCCTACGCCGCGGGCAGTGGCTTCGGCGCCGTCGAGACGCCGGTCGGACGGATCGGGATGCAGATCTGCTACGACAAGGCCTTCCCCGAGGCGGCCCGCGCGCTCGCGCTGGACGGGGCCCAGCTGGTCGTGAGCATGTCGGCCTGGCCGGCCTCGCGCACCGGGGCCGCAGCCGTGCTCGCCGACGACCGCTGGACCCACCGGTTCGACCTGCTCGACAGGGCCAGGGCGCTCGACAACCAGCTGTTCTGGGTGGCCTCCAACCAGGCAGGCACCTTCGGCTCCCTGCGCTACGTCGGGTCGGCTAAGGTGGTCGACCCCGGCGGCGCGGTGCTGGCCCACACGGGGACCGGTCCCGGGACGGCGGTGGCCACCATCGACCTCGACGGCGGCCTGACCGCCGCGCGCGGCGGGATGTACCACCTGCGCGACCGGCGCCCCGACGCCTACGGCGCTGCGGTGTCGGCCATTCCCGCACCGCTGCCCGAGCCGGTCTGGGAGCGGGCAGCTGCCTCGGGCCTGCGGCAGGGGGCCGGTCGTGCCTGA